The Methylacidimicrobium sp. B4 genome contains a region encoding:
- a CDS encoding prenyltransferase/squalene oxidase repeat-containing protein — MKTTPRIPAHAMLDVDTAIRYILSRECKQGGYSFYRTPEWGVEEPNARDTLAALDSLLRLGVTPPQPERTLSWLQTLQYENGGWATITIAWAACRALALFGMQPKHDPSAWIQEIWESRVATVENGADRDWRGTIIELYQLMQLTRLHASDISSKLHRDLARFLNASRTRDGVWAKPGADLETTGFAIETARLGGLELADASVAAWWRRCEDPILGLRLTPSAGITSTVALWAGLELGARLGIAARYPAAIATQLRLLQHPSGGFSYRHKALPTLWDTWYGIKAACLLDGGPPD, encoded by the coding sequence ATGAAAACGACTCCACGAATTCCAGCGCACGCGATGCTCGACGTTGATACGGCAATCCGCTACATTCTCAGTCGGGAGTGCAAACAAGGCGGATATTCCTTTTATCGCACTCCGGAATGGGGGGTGGAAGAGCCCAATGCACGCGACACCTTGGCAGCGCTCGATTCCCTGCTCCGTCTCGGCGTCACTCCTCCGCAGCCAGAGCGCACTCTCTCCTGGTTGCAGACCCTGCAATACGAAAACGGCGGATGGGCGACGATTACGATAGCGTGGGCGGCCTGCAGGGCATTGGCTTTGTTCGGCATGCAGCCGAAACACGATCCGTCCGCATGGATCCAGGAGATCTGGGAATCCCGCGTCGCGACCGTGGAGAACGGCGCCGATCGGGACTGGCGCGGGACGATCATCGAACTCTATCAGTTGATGCAGCTGACCCGGCTTCACGCGTCCGATATTTCAAGCAAACTTCATCGCGATCTTGCACGGTTCCTCAATGCCTCCCGAACGCGGGATGGCGTATGGGCAAAGCCCGGAGCCGACCTGGAAACCACCGGTTTCGCCATCGAGACGGCAAGACTCGGAGGACTCGAACTCGCGGATGCCTCCGTCGCCGCCTGGTGGCGCCGGTGCGAGGACCCGATACTTGGGCTGCGGCTTACGCCGTCGGCCGGAATAACGTCCACGGTCGCGCTTTGGGCCGGACTGGAACTCGGTGCCCGGTTGGGTATCGCCGCGCGATACCCGGCGGCCATCGCCACTCAGCTCAGGCTGTTGCAGCATCCCTCCGGCGGATTCAGCTACCGACACAAGGCGCTGCCGACTCTCTGGGATACCTGGTACGGCATAAAGGCCGCGTGCCTGCTCGACGGCGGACCGCCGGATTGA
- a CDS encoding alpha/beta fold hydrolase — protein MTFHSQGSALFFTAIGEGPALMLLHPTPVDHRFWLPVAQILSSRCRVILPDLRGHGRSEAGAGPITVERLAEDAAALLDHLGIGNAFFGGCSIGGYTLFEIWRQIPSRVRGLAFCCSRPQADDDAVLSRRRETIAKIQAGERAAFIEAQLNALIGPTARQRSPQLVEAAREMMRSVPPEALIAVQEGLAARPDSVATARTIGVPCCVLAGGEDISSPPTDMRRLATEIRQGGGTVEYTEIPDAGHFAPFEQPERVAGILERWLDQNQSTA, from the coding sequence ATGACCTTCCATTCGCAGGGTTCGGCACTCTTTTTCACCGCCATTGGCGAAGGACCGGCGCTGATGCTGCTCCACCCCACCCCGGTCGACCACCGCTTCTGGCTGCCGGTCGCCCAGATCCTCTCCTCCCGTTGCCGCGTGATCCTCCCCGATCTGCGCGGCCATGGCCGGTCGGAAGCAGGTGCTGGGCCGATCACGGTCGAAAGGCTCGCCGAGGATGCCGCCGCACTCTTGGACCACCTGGGCATTGGCAACGCCTTCTTCGGGGGATGCTCGATCGGCGGCTACACTCTTTTTGAGATCTGGCGGCAAATCCCCAGTCGCGTCCGCGGGCTCGCCTTCTGCTGCTCCCGTCCGCAGGCGGATGACGACGCGGTCCTCTCCCGACGACGGGAGACCATCGCCAAGATCCAGGCGGGGGAGAGGGCGGCCTTCATCGAGGCGCAATTGAACGCGCTCATCGGCCCCACGGCCCGCCAGCGGTCCCCCCAACTCGTCGAAGCGGCTCGGGAGATGATGCGAAGCGTCCCCCCCGAGGCCCTCATCGCCGTCCAGGAAGGGCTGGCGGCCCGACCCGACTCGGTCGCCACAGCCCGCACGATCGGCGTCCCCTGCTGCGTCTTAGCGGGCGGGGAAGACATCTCCAGCCCACCCACCGACATGCGCCGTTTGGCGACGGAGATTCGCCAGGGCGGGGGAACCGTGGAGTATACCGAGATTCCCGATGCGGGGCACTTTGCCCCCTTCGAGCAGCCGGAGCGCGTCGCGGGCATCCTGGAACGTTGGCTCGATCAGAACCAATCCACCGCTTGA
- a CDS encoding tetratricopeptide repeat protein: MSNTPVEFTSFAELEQAAKNGDAKAQFMLGKAYYEGQHVPQKTAEAFSWWKRAAEQGLAEAKLALGVAYYYGLGVRQNCDLAAHWLQEAAGQGIAEAQCNLGIVYSRGHGLPQDDTQAMLWFRKAAEQGFPQAQRILGDAYRDGRSVPQDFTQAESWYRIAAEQGDADAKESLAALKG, translated from the coding sequence ATGAGCAACACTCCGGTTGAGTTCACCAGCTTTGCGGAATTGGAGCAAGCCGCCAAGAATGGGGATGCTAAGGCGCAATTCATGCTAGGTAAGGCCTACTACGAAGGCCAACACGTACCGCAGAAGACTGCGGAAGCTTTCTCCTGGTGGAAAAGGGCTGCCGAGCAGGGCTTGGCCGAGGCGAAATTGGCCCTCGGCGTTGCCTACTACTACGGCTTGGGAGTGCGGCAGAATTGTGACCTGGCGGCGCATTGGTTGCAGGAAGCGGCCGGGCAGGGGATTGCCGAGGCGCAATGCAACCTGGGCATCGTCTATTCCAGAGGTCACGGACTTCCGCAGGATGACACTCAGGCGATGCTTTGGTTTCGCAAAGCGGCCGAGCAAGGGTTTCCCCAGGCGCAACGCATCCTGGGTGATGCCTATCGAGACGGTAGAAGCGTCCCGCAGGATTTTACCCAGGCGGAGTCTTGGTATCGGATAGCGGCCGAGCAGGGGGATGCCGATGCGAAGGAAAGCCTTGCTGCCCTCAAAGGTTGA
- a CDS encoding SEL1-like repeat protein has translation MCLTLASLPAEASSLAELVQAAKKGDAEAQCKLGLAYYQGQGVSRDYAQAVYWYRKSAEQGNALAEFSLAVAYERGRGVPQDYAQAVYWYRRAAEQGDADAQFNLGVAYERGRGVPQDSTQAVNWFRKAAEQGDAKAQCNLGVAYHKGEGVPQDYAQAVYWSRKAAEQGDADAQFNLGVAYERGRGVPQDSTQAVNWFRKAAEQGDAKAQCNLGVAYHKGEGVPQDYAQAVYWYRRAAEQGDAQAQFSLGAAYREGEGVPQDSTQAVSWFRKAAEQGDAAAQFSLGAAYHEGKGVPQDYAQAVNWYRKAAEQGLAQAQRILGVAYDEGEGVPQDSTQAVSWFYMAAEQGDAQAQFSLGAAYDRGRGVPQDYAQAVYWYRRAAEQGDAQAQCNLGVACDQGRGVPQDSTQAVNWFRKAAEQGLAQAQFNLAFAYHKGRGVLQDSTQAVNWYRKAAEQGLAQAQCKLGFAYLLGQGVPQDSTQAVNWFYKAAEQGDAQAQFSLGAAYDRGRGVPQDYAQAVYWYRRAAEQGDAGAQTSLGFAYELGQGVPQDYAQAVYWYQKAAEQGEAEAKKRLAVLEGGGK, from the coding sequence TTGTGCTTAACTTTAGCCAGCCTGCCAGCAGAGGCCAGCAGCTTGGCGGAATTGGTGCAAGCGGCCAAGAAGGGGGATGCCGAGGCGCAGTGCAAGCTGGGCCTTGCCTATTACCAAGGCCAAGGAGTTTCCCGGGATTATGCACAGGCGGTCTATTGGTATCGAAAATCGGCAGAGCAGGGGAATGCCCTGGCGGAATTCAGCCTGGCTGTTGCCTATGAGCGGGGTCGAGGCGTTCCGCAGGATTACGCTCAGGCGGTGTATTGGTATCGGAGAGCCGCCGAGCAGGGGGATGCCGATGCACAATTCAACCTAGGTGTTGCCTATGAGCGGGGTCGAGGCGTTCCGCAGGATTCCACGCAGGCGGTGAATTGGTTTCGGAAAGCAGCCGAGCAGGGGGATGCCAAGGCGCAATGCAATCTGGGCGTTGCCTACCACAAAGGGGAAGGCGTTCCGCAGGATTACGCTCAGGCGGTGTATTGGTCCCGGAAAGCCGCTGAGCAGGGGGATGCCGATGCACAATTCAACCTAGGTGTTGCCTATGAGCGGGGTCGAGGCGTTCCGCAGGATTCCACGCAGGCGGTGAATTGGTTTCGGAAAGCAGCCGAGCAGGGGGATGCCAAGGCGCAATGCAATCTGGGCGTTGCCTACCACAAAGGGGAAGGCGTTCCGCAGGATTACGCTCAGGCGGTGTATTGGTATCGGAGAGCCGCCGAGCAGGGGGATGCCCAGGCGCAATTCAGCCTGGGTGCTGCTTACCGCGAAGGGGAAGGCGTTCCGCAGGATTCTACCCAGGCGGTGAGTTGGTTTCGGAAGGCGGCCGAACAGGGGGACGCCGCCGCGCAATTCAGCCTGGGTGCTGCCTACCACGAAGGGAAGGGCGTTCCGCAGGATTATGCTCAGGCGGTGAATTGGTATCGGAAGGCGGCCGAACAGGGGCTTGCTCAGGCGCAACGCATCCTGGGCGTTGCCTACGACGAAGGGGAAGGCGTTCCGCAGGATTCCACCCAGGCGGTCAGTTGGTTTTACATGGCCGCCGAGCAGGGGGATGCCCAGGCGCAATTTAGCCTGGGCGCTGCTTATGACCGGGGCCGGGGTGTACCGCAGGATTATGCTCAGGCGGTGTATTGGTATCGGAGGGCCGCCGAGCAGGGGGATGCCCAGGCGCAATGCAACCTGGGCGTTGCCTGTGACCAGGGCCGGGGTGTGCCGCAGGATTCTACCCAGGCGGTCAATTGGTTTCGTAAAGCAGCCGAGCAGGGGCTTGCCCAAGCACAATTCAACCTAGCCTTTGCCTACCACAAAGGCCGAGGTGTGCTGCAGGATTCCACGCAGGCAGTGAATTGGTATCGGAAGGCGGCCGAGCAGGGGCTTGCCCAGGCGCAATGCAAGCTGGGCTTTGCCTATTTGCTTGGCCAAGGCGTTCCGCAGGATTCTACCCAGGCGGTCAATTGGTTTTACAAGGCTGCCGAGCAGGGGGATGCCCAGGCGCAATTTAGCCTGGGCGCTGCTTATGACCGGGGCCGGGGTGTACCGCAGGATTATGCTCAGGCGGTGTATTGGTATCGGAGAGCCGCCGAGCAGGGGGATGCTGGGGCACAAACCTCGCTGGGCTTTGCCTACGAGCTTGGCCAAGGCGTTCCGCAGGATTATGCTCAGGCGGTGTATTGGTATCAGAAAGCCGCCGAGCAGGGGGAAGCCGAGGCGAAGAAGCGTCTGGCCGTCCTCGAAGGCGGAGGAAAATAG
- a CDS encoding DUF748 domain-containing protein, producing the protein MRSWPMRFHALARYRLPLLVLIAGMIAAPLLLVSVLSHFISSETLRAYLERQMNSRLKEYTVRVGRAYLHPFSFSLDVDELLLMQNSHPYPPVAHLRRIHASVHWYELWRGKLVANFRFEHPAIHIDVNNIEEERRSKVPFGKKGWQDAIQSIYPLKINLLTIREGEITYVNVKPYPPLHAYGINLSASNIRNLEDAAQLYPSPVHGEGLIFDHGKFSVDGRVNFLQQPFAGFQGRFALTNIDLVYFNPLLIDQNLVVRKNGFLYAKGTWENAPRKTNLDIEELLLQRIGIDYLNLPERVVVERERVKRAMSTAARLRNKAETQIRVRKVEIEDAAFGYEDKAFQPTVRLYVEHARLLLRNLSNQYGDPPGSFVFDGKFMGQAGISVHGDYGLESNRLKGEIDLQRVSLSHFLPYLAKERNLRIHGGVVSLAGNLDSAPRSSLFDVKQAEIDDLNVEYLHLPETAQREKEEVDRVRQSSRNLTNNSKKKIRIESANIRGARFAYEDRVAKPGFRFFIDQANLSLKNVSNQFADGPGSFGLDGKLMGEAGIAIHGDYWMETSRVTGGIRLEGVSLSYFTPFLEKEQNFQVRSGVVSLAGKLDYSPRFSDLDIQQAEIAGLKIDYVHRRETAKEEREKAEKALKSSKSLVNHPAKKVKIESAEIKDACFGYEDKEARPSFRLSLDHASLSLRNISNQFADGPGAVRLDGTFLGTGKINLEGSYRLEKSLLRSKFALEEISLIPLTPLLARDPNLQVRKGIVSARGSLDCSARKSDLVVHLAEIQGLRVDYVHAPSTAIKEKEKFRKAVRSAQRESNRSDQKLKIDLLKLDDCVFAYTNRTTDPPYELFLSGAHGALVNLSNQRADGFSHLDLQGQFMGTGETDIHGTFLSETHRPDLDLRIAIERTQMAAMSDLFKSYGKFDVKSGLFSFYSELKIRGTEMEGYAKPFLKDMEVYEKDPAKRRDLGHWIYIQAVSGVSKVLKNRHREVATRTRISGSLSNPEVDLMEVIGNLIRNALIEAIAPGFEGREGGSRVASSGR; encoded by the coding sequence ATGAGATCGTGGCCAATGCGATTCCATGCCCTTGCCCGGTACCGTCTCCCCCTGCTGGTCCTGATCGCGGGGATGATCGCGGCACCTCTCCTTCTGGTCTCCGTTCTCTCCCACTTCATTAGCAGCGAAACCCTCCGCGCGTACTTGGAACGGCAGATGAACAGCCGGCTCAAGGAGTACACGGTCCGCGTCGGCCGGGCCTATCTGCATCCTTTTTCCTTTTCTCTCGATGTGGACGAGCTGCTCCTGATGCAGAATAGCCATCCGTATCCCCCAGTCGCCCATCTCCGGCGGATCCATGCGAGCGTCCACTGGTATGAGCTCTGGAGAGGGAAGCTCGTGGCGAATTTCCGTTTCGAGCATCCGGCCATCCACATCGATGTGAACAACATCGAGGAGGAGAGGCGCAGCAAGGTCCCTTTCGGAAAGAAGGGGTGGCAGGATGCGATCCAGTCGATCTATCCCCTCAAGATCAACTTGCTCACGATCCGGGAGGGCGAGATCACCTACGTGAACGTCAAGCCTTACCCGCCACTGCACGCCTATGGGATCAACCTCTCGGCCAGCAACATCCGGAACCTTGAGGATGCGGCCCAGCTCTATCCCTCTCCGGTGCATGGCGAAGGCCTCATCTTCGATCATGGAAAATTCTCCGTGGATGGCCGGGTCAATTTCCTGCAGCAGCCCTTTGCCGGCTTTCAAGGCCGCTTCGCGCTCACGAACATCGACCTGGTCTATTTCAACCCCTTGCTGATCGACCAGAATCTCGTGGTTCGGAAGAACGGCTTCCTCTATGCCAAGGGAACCTGGGAGAACGCGCCCCGGAAGACGAACCTCGACATCGAGGAGCTTCTGCTCCAGCGGATCGGGATCGACTATCTCAACCTGCCCGAAAGGGTCGTCGTGGAGCGGGAGAGGGTCAAACGGGCGATGAGCACGGCTGCCCGATTGCGGAACAAGGCGGAAACCCAGATCCGGGTGCGCAAGGTCGAAATCGAGGATGCTGCCTTCGGATACGAGGACAAGGCCTTCCAGCCGACTGTCCGTCTCTACGTCGAGCATGCGCGCCTCTTGCTCCGCAACCTCAGCAATCAGTATGGAGATCCCCCCGGCTCCTTCGTCTTCGATGGCAAGTTCATGGGTCAGGCCGGGATCTCCGTTCACGGCGACTACGGGTTGGAAAGCAACCGGCTGAAGGGGGAGATCGACCTCCAGAGGGTCTCCTTGTCCCACTTCCTCCCCTACCTGGCAAAGGAGCGGAATCTCCGGATTCACGGAGGAGTTGTCTCCCTTGCCGGGAATCTCGATTCTGCGCCGCGCTCTTCCCTTTTCGACGTCAAGCAGGCAGAGATCGACGACCTCAATGTCGAATATCTCCACCTTCCGGAGACGGCCCAACGGGAGAAGGAGGAGGTCGACCGGGTGCGGCAGAGCTCCAGGAACCTCACCAACAACTCGAAGAAGAAGATCAGGATCGAATCGGCGAATATCCGGGGTGCCCGCTTTGCCTATGAGGACAGGGTAGCCAAGCCGGGCTTCCGCTTCTTCATCGATCAGGCGAATCTTTCCTTGAAAAACGTCAGCAACCAGTTCGCAGACGGTCCCGGCTCCTTCGGGCTCGACGGGAAGCTCATGGGCGAGGCGGGGATCGCGATCCACGGGGACTACTGGATGGAAACGAGCCGTGTGACGGGCGGAATCCGCCTGGAGGGCGTCTCGCTTTCCTATTTCACGCCTTTTTTGGAAAAGGAGCAGAACTTCCAGGTGCGCAGCGGGGTCGTCTCCCTGGCCGGGAAGCTGGACTACTCCCCGCGCTTTTCCGATCTCGACATCCAGCAGGCCGAGATCGCCGGGCTTAAGATCGACTATGTCCACCGGCGGGAAACCGCGAAGGAGGAAAGGGAGAAGGCGGAGAAGGCGCTGAAAAGCTCCAAAAGCCTGGTCAATCATCCCGCGAAGAAGGTGAAGATCGAATCTGCGGAGATCAAGGACGCCTGCTTTGGCTACGAAGACAAGGAGGCGCGTCCGAGCTTCCGGCTCTCCCTTGACCATGCGAGCCTTTCCCTCCGGAACATCAGCAACCAGTTCGCGGACGGCCCCGGTGCCGTCCGGCTGGACGGAACGTTCCTGGGCACCGGAAAGATCAATCTCGAAGGATCGTACCGGCTGGAAAAGAGCCTGCTGCGGTCGAAGTTCGCGCTCGAGGAGATTTCGCTAATCCCCCTGACCCCGCTCCTCGCGCGCGATCCGAATCTCCAGGTGCGGAAAGGGATCGTTTCGGCCAGAGGCAGCCTCGACTGCTCCGCTCGCAAGAGCGACCTGGTGGTCCATCTCGCGGAAATCCAGGGTCTGCGCGTCGACTATGTGCACGCCCCCTCCACGGCCATAAAGGAGAAGGAGAAGTTCCGCAAGGCCGTCCGATCGGCGCAGCGGGAGAGCAACCGCTCGGACCAGAAGCTCAAGATCGATCTCCTGAAGCTGGACGATTGCGTCTTCGCTTACACCAACCGGACGACCGATCCTCCCTACGAGCTCTTCCTTTCCGGCGCGCACGGGGCGCTCGTCAATCTCAGCAACCAGCGGGCCGATGGATTCTCCCACCTCGATCTCCAGGGGCAGTTCATGGGCACTGGAGAAACCGACATCCACGGCACCTTCCTCTCGGAGACGCACCGCCCCGATCTCGATCTGCGGATCGCCATCGAGCGGACGCAGATGGCGGCGATGAGCGATCTTTTCAAGAGCTACGGGAAGTTCGACGTGAAATCGGGCCTCTTCTCCTTCTACTCAGAGCTGAAGATCCGGGGCACGGAAATGGAAGGATATGCCAAGCCATTCTTGAAGGATATGGAGGTTTACGAAAAGGACCCGGCGAAGCGGCGTGATCTCGGCCACTGGATTTACATCCAGGCGGTGAGCGGCGTCAGCAAGGTGTTGAAAAACAGGCACAGGGAGGTAGCCACCAGAACGCGCATCTCTGGATCCTTGTCGAATCCAGAGGTCGATCTCATGGAGGTGATCGGAAACCTGATCCGAAATGCGCTGATCGAAGCGATCGCCCCGGGATTCGAGGGGAGGGAAGGGGGGAGCCGGGTGGCTTCTTCCGGCAGGTAA
- a CDS encoding type II toxin-antitoxin system RelB/DinJ family antitoxin: MHNLRARIDTATKEHAASALKAMRLSISDAMRVLLLRVAKERRLPFEVKVPNATTREAIAEPEVGKGKKFIAVDELMADLHADD, encoded by the coding sequence TTGCACAATCTCCGCGCCCGGATCGACACCGCCACCAAGGAGCACGCGGCCAGTGCGCTTAAGGCGATGCGATTATCGATCTCGGACGCCATGCGTGTCCTTCTTCTGCGCGTTGCCAAGGAACGCCGCTTGCCCTTTGAGGTAAAGGTGCCGAACGCGACAACAAGGGAGGCTATCGCCGAGCCGGAGGTCGGCAAAGGCAAGAAGTTCATCGCTGTTGACGAATTAATGGCTGACCTGCATGCGGACGATTGA
- a CDS encoding transposase: MPPSGDSPKPSKSTWGGIIVFLQSWIHNGTIEAISGLIQLAERMARGFRCFRYRSIGAFLKAGKLRLDLPALPT, encoded by the coding sequence TTGCCCCCTTCCGGAGACTCTCCAAAACCATCCAAGAGCACTTGGGGGGGAATCATCGTCTTCCTCCAGAGCTGGATTCACAACGGAACCATCGAAGCGATTAGCGGCCTGATCCAGCTTGCCGAAAGGATGGCCAGAGGCTTTCGGTGCTTCCGCTACCGGAGCATTGGCGCGTTCCTCAAAGCCGGAAAGTTGCGGCTCGATCTTCCCGCTCTACCCACTTGA
- a CDS encoding IS256 family transposase, with product MVMRVETNPLEAAYAVLLEHGLDGAGEALRILVNEAAKIERVEFLGARPYERTAARRDWANGYKPKTVLTKLGELTFEVPQVRSGDFYPSALEKGTRTDQAVNLALAEMYVQGVSTRRVIDVLQRLLGPEIKLSSAQVSRAAARLDEGLKAWRERPLGEVPYLFLDARYEKVRLEGRIVDCAVLIAVGIEAPGKRRVLGCEVATSEAEINWCRFLESLLARGLKGVKLIVADDHAGLKAARRAVLPSVPWQRCQFHLQQNAGQFVTRQEAKKTVARQLRTIFNAPDRSEAQRLLREALAQWRTEHPKLGEWAEEAIPESLTVFDFPVEHRVRLRTTNGLERINRELRRRTRVASIFPNPESCLRLISALLAELDDEWMTGKVYLNPNP from the coding sequence ATGGTAATGCGAGTCGAAACAAACCCTTTGGAAGCAGCCTATGCGGTGCTACTCGAGCATGGGCTGGATGGCGCAGGCGAAGCCTTGCGCATTTTGGTGAATGAAGCGGCCAAAATTGAACGGGTCGAGTTTCTCGGCGCCAGGCCCTACGAGCGCACCGCAGCCCGGCGCGACTGGGCCAACGGTTATAAGCCCAAGACGGTGCTGACCAAGCTGGGCGAGCTCACCTTCGAGGTACCGCAAGTGCGTTCTGGCGACTTCTATCCTTCTGCGCTCGAGAAAGGCACCCGCACCGATCAGGCGGTGAATCTGGCCTTGGCCGAGATGTACGTCCAGGGCGTCTCCACCCGGCGGGTGATCGACGTGTTGCAGCGGCTCTTGGGGCCGGAGATCAAGCTTTCTTCAGCCCAGGTCAGTCGCGCTGCCGCCAGACTCGATGAAGGGCTCAAGGCCTGGCGGGAACGCCCGTTGGGCGAGGTGCCTTATCTCTTTCTGGACGCCCGCTATGAGAAGGTGCGCCTGGAAGGACGGATCGTCGATTGCGCGGTACTGATTGCAGTGGGTATCGAGGCACCGGGCAAGCGCCGGGTGCTGGGCTGCGAGGTGGCTACATCGGAAGCGGAGATCAACTGGTGCCGCTTCCTGGAAAGCCTCCTTGCCCGTGGATTGAAGGGGGTCAAGCTCATCGTTGCCGACGACCACGCGGGACTGAAGGCCGCGCGCCGTGCAGTGTTGCCTTCCGTGCCCTGGCAGCGCTGCCAGTTCCACCTGCAGCAAAACGCCGGTCAGTTTGTCACGCGCCAAGAAGCGAAGAAGACCGTTGCCCGGCAGCTGCGCACGATCTTCAATGCGCCGGATCGAAGCGAGGCCCAGCGGCTGTTACGGGAGGCGCTTGCGCAATGGCGCACGGAGCATCCCAAGCTCGGGGAGTGGGCTGAGGAAGCCATACCAGAAAGCCTGACCGTCTTCGACTTCCCTGTCGAGCACCGCGTGCGGCTGCGCACCACCAACGGCCTGGAGCGCATCAACCGGGAACTCAGACGCCGCACCCGGGTGGCAAGCATCTTCCCCAATCCCGAATCGTGCCTGCGGCTCATTTCCGCCCTGCTGGCCGAACTCGACGACGAGTGGATGACCGGCAAGGTCTATCTCAACCCCAACCCGTAA
- a CDS encoding methane monooxygenase/ammonia monooxygenase subunit C, producing the protein MEETQVTTAAVARPPASAFSWKRAGIAIGALIAFDLLINVYERLYAFSKGLDYSSPEYGSYWMAMLLAELVLEMITAGALWGWLWKSRDRALDRLTPAEELKRYWALGLFLLTYACAAYAGGSYFTEQGAAWHQTVIRDTDFTPTNIVAFYLSYPIYILFGVGSLIYAMTRLPQFATAMSLPLTVLVGSPLMNFPNVAMNEFGHTRWFVEELFVAPQHWGFVVFGWGTLAILGTWLQICPRLMALIQHLYSGKPLPSAAETMKDPQGSVHPIARAARTI; encoded by the coding sequence ATGGAAGAAACTCAAGTAACGACCGCGGCGGTCGCGCGCCCGCCCGCCTCCGCCTTTTCCTGGAAACGTGCGGGGATCGCCATCGGGGCGCTGATCGCCTTTGATCTGTTGATCAATGTCTATGAAAGGCTCTACGCCTTCTCGAAGGGTCTGGATTACTCCTCTCCGGAATATGGCTCCTACTGGATGGCCATGCTCCTCGCGGAGCTGGTCCTCGAGATGATCACCGCGGGGGCGCTCTGGGGCTGGCTCTGGAAGAGCCGGGACCGCGCGCTCGACCGGCTCACCCCGGCAGAGGAGCTCAAGAGGTATTGGGCATTGGGGCTCTTCTTGCTGACCTATGCCTGCGCGGCCTATGCGGGCGGGAGCTACTTCACCGAGCAGGGCGCTGCCTGGCACCAGACGGTGATCCGGGATACCGACTTCACGCCGACGAACATCGTCGCGTTCTACCTCAGCTATCCGATCTACATCCTCTTCGGAGTCGGCTCGCTGATCTACGCCATGACCCGGTTGCCTCAGTTTGCCACGGCAATGTCCTTGCCCTTGACAGTGCTGGTGGGGAGCCCGCTCATGAACTTCCCGAACGTGGCCATGAATGAGTTCGGCCATACCCGCTGGTTCGTGGAGGAGCTCTTCGTGGCCCCGCAGCATTGGGGATTTGTCGTCTTCGGCTGGGGCACGCTGGCGATCCTCGGGACCTGGCTGCAGATCTGCCCGCGGCTCATGGCGCTGATCCAGCATCTCTACTCTGGAAAGCCGCTTCCGAGCGCGGCCGAGACGATGAAGGACCCACAAGGCTCCGTCCATCCCATTGCGCGGGCGGCTCGAACGATCTGA
- a CDS encoding type II toxin-antitoxin system YafQ family toxin: MRTIERPAAFKRDYKGEAKGRDRRTLDDVLKLILAALASDKPLDPRHRDHDLSGLLAELSG; the protein is encoded by the coding sequence ATGCGGACGATTGAACGTCCGGCCGCCTTCAAGCGGGATTACAAGGGGGAGGCCAAGGGGCGAGACCGCAGAACGCTTGACGACGTGCTCAAGCTAATACTGGCCGCGCTAGCGAGTGACAAGCCATTGGATCCACGCCATCGGGACCATGACCTTTCCGGGCTCCTCGCTGAATTGAGTGGGTAA